The genome window GAAAAACTCTCATTCAAATGAGTCAAACTGAAAGAATCAGCTTCGCATGTGCTTACAATTCTTTTTGTGTGTTAAAACTACTGATTTCTCTGGGTTTAAATGGTTATTTTACCTAATATTAATGTGTTGTCATGACCTGCTCTCCTATGCCAATGTCAaatctatattttatatattttagcacTTGATCTTGCACTCTTATTGGCAACTGAGGGCATAGACAATTAgataaatattagatataaatatatatttgagaAAGACGAATAAGAAcagtaataacaaaaaattataattcaTCTCAAAAACTATGGAATTTCTAATAGAAGCCAGTCCTACAAAGGTCTTACTGGATAAGCTAAAAttgttttgtttcttatttattttttttatgttagaaTTTCAGGTTATCCAGTAGGATCTTAGCAGATTGTTTTAAGATCTGTTTCTAGTAGCATTCCTGTATGATCTTTTGATCCTGCTTCATTCCTTCGGATTACTAGCTGGATCTTTAAGCGCTGTTTCTCTGTATGTTGACAGGCGGAAGGAGACGTGGCGGCTCTGAACCGCAGGATCCAGCTGGTGGAGGAGGAACTGGACCGAGCCCAGGAGAGACTGGCCACCGCGCTTCAGAAACTAGAGGAGGCCGAGAAAGCGGCGGATGAGAGCGAGAGGTCTgaacaaacatacacatacatctGTGCATGTTAGAGTTATTCAACTAGACCATAAAAAAGCACTTTTACTTCAGTTGTTTCATCACAtacttgtaataaaataaatgttaactgaaataacagtaaaaaaaaaaaaagtatatatatttatatatatttcttttttccaCGAAAATTTTCtcttctctctatatatataatttattttttcatttattttaaattattaaaataacaaacGTAAACTGAAAACCTTTATGTAGACATTTTTGAAAAACAGAACAAATGAAAATGACCAAAACATTaacttaaataaaaagtaaaatataaaaataactaaattttcaaaatgtaacatttaaaactatatttgaatcataaaagctataataatataataataatataaaatttgacTCATCTCCCTAATTGCCATTCTTTCTGTGTACAGTGCATTGTTAAATTGTTACTTgagataaaataaatttttactgtaataaaatataaaagacttTTTgtcatgaaaatgacaaaaacacaacaaaaatgactaaatatttaactaaaattaaaataaaaacaataattaaaaaatataaactcaattaaaaatatttataaaaagtgtaattttaaaatcattttcattAGCATTATTTCAATAcagattctttaaaaaatataatatgtaGCTTTTTTGAGATTAGCAGTTATCCTTTTATTGTGTATACCATCACTGCACatgcatttttatttagatttagtttaatttatataAGTATTAAGAAAACCAATTAATATACACTACAATTTAAAAGGTTTTGGATGGTAAGATgttcaatgtttttatttttaaagacgtctcttctgcttaaaaagcctgcattaatttgatccaaagttcagcaaaaacagtaaaattttgatagtaaaaatatctaaaataacagttttctatttgaatatgtgttcaaatgtaatttatttctgagatttcaaagctgacttttcagcatcattactacagtcggaaatagaaatcttctgtaatgttataaatgtctttatcatcacttttgatcaatttaaagcactcttgctaaatgaaagtattaatttctataatttctttaccaaaacaaaccaataaaaattatactgactacaAGCGTTTGAGTGGTaaagtatataatgttacaaaagctttttatttcagataaatgctgatcgttggatatttctattcattaaagaatcctgaaaaaatacacTCAACtggtttaaatattgataataataataataataaatgttttaaatatcaattaaactaaaataacacttgTGTACATCAGTTGCACACAAAAAATCATGCATTAATTAGAGAATAAGTATGTTTACTAACAATGACTGAAAGTGAAATGTAAAACAAATCATGCATATTAtctatttatttgaattttttgtgTTTTGCATCCAGAGGCATAAAGGTGATTGAGAATCGTGCGATGAAGGATGAGGAGAAAATGGAAATTCAGGAAATACAGCTCAAGGAAGCCAAACACATCGCTGAGGACGCCGACCGCAAATATGAAGAGGTCAGAGACACACTTTTCATTCGGTTTACTCTGTCGTTCCAATCAGGAGCGAATCTGTGAGTATCCTCTGTGTGTTTGCAGGTCGCTCGTAAGCTGGTGATTCTAGAGGGGGAACTGGAAAGAGCAGAAGAGAGAGCGGAGATTGCAGAACTGTTAGTACACATCTTTAACTAACCCATAGACTAAATTTAGTTAACCACAGCAGAACTTGTTGACCTACACTTCAGTCTGAAGTCAATATGCAACAGAGTTCGAAACACATTTTACTTTGGTAGTTTAATATTTTGTATGATACATGATTACATAAAGAGCCTTTTATTTCCATTGAACTTTTtatattccacaaaaggttctatATAGTGGAAAAACATTCCGTAGgtaattaaaatgttcttcacacttaGGAAAAAGTGTTTCTTTTAGGAACTGATTACTAAAAGAGTGGTTCTTTGGTGAAAACCCCCTTTTGGAggcttttattttaaagtgtttcAACGTTTTCTCTTATGTTTGTACAGTAAAGGTGGAGATCTGGAGGAAGAACTAAAAAATGTAACCAACAACCTCAAGTCTTTAGAAGCTCAATCTGACAAGGTGAGTCAGTTGAGCAGAACAAATTTCTGTGTAAATTGCTCATAACGCATTCTGATCTAAGCTGTTTGTTGATTCATGCACGTGATGATTTTCAAATGAATGATTTGCACAGAAACTGGTTCTGCTGgtgtttcatgaatgaggcccatTGTATTGAACATGAATGAGCTGAAACAATAATCAAACAAAGCTGGACATCTGGGAAttctgattcattccagtgaaCTGGTTCAAAAGATGATTAATTTAAGACATTTCTGAACAGTGTTAGATGAAGCCCCTGCACGTCATTTTACATCATATTTTTAGTAGCGAAACCAGTGTTTGTTAAAtacagggttcatacaaggtgcttaaagtgcttttagtacttgaatttgactttttgaaatgtaaggcctggaaaacccttgaaaataacaATATTCcagaagaggtacttgaaaaatgtttgaattattgaaagataatgtatctatgaaataagtgtttaatttttttaaaaagtacacatcttttcacacagttaaaaaaaagaataacagttgaaatcaattgagtgagtcatttaagctggaaccgctccgattgtTTCAAACTTTTGATGACTTTTCATTTCAAGTGTTTCACTATCAAAAACCAGATTAAAATAAAAGAGCCATTTATTTTCGACAtcacttttaatgattttaatgatttaaaaaccaTTTTGTAGCGTTTCATAAATCATTTATTTAGATTGGGCCTTCAAATTGTGTATCGCAAaccatttaatttagatcaggactttgaagtgggtttgtgaatcatttgacttcaaTAGGAACTTTGCATAtcgcgaatcaattgatttagatcgaaatCCCAAGTGCcatatagcgaatcatttgattaagatcggaACTTTGCAAATTGTGACTTATTTGATTTGACTGATCAGGAATTTGAAGCGTGGATcacaagtcatttgattcagatcaggacttcgaagcgagtttgtgaataatttggattgaATTTAGATTGGAACCTCAAGTCACatttagcgaatcatttgatttagattggaacttcgcaaATTGCAAATCATTAGATTCATATCGGGACTTCGGAGCCGGTTCTTGAATCTTTAAGCAAAATTGAATGATTTGCGATGTGCACtatgagtcctgatctgaaatgatggttgcAAATAATTTTTCAGGTCAGGAATTTGGAGAGTAGATTGTGAATCActtgatttagatcaaaactttgcaaattgcaaatcatttgacttagattggaactttgcatatagcaaatcatttgatttagatctaaaCTTCAGAGCGGGATCTTGAATCATTGCACGAATTGAAAGATTCACGCTCCAAGTCCTGATCAGAAATGATGGTTCACGAACCATTTTTCAGTTCAAGAATTTGGAGCATAGATTGGGAATcacttgatttagatcgaaacctAAGAGAGTGGATCGCGAtttgcgattcatttgattcaaatcaggacttcaAAGTGGGTTCGCAAAATCATTTGACTTGGATTAGTGAATCAactgatttagatcggaactttgcaaattgcaaatcatttggttcATATCGGGACTTCGGAGCTGGTTCTTGaatcattgcataaattaaatgattcacgatttgcgATTCGAAATCTGCGCTCCGAGTTCTTatgtgaaatgatggttcgcgaatcatttttcAGATCAGGAATTTGGAGCATAGATTGTGAATCccttgatttagatcggaacttcaaaacgggttcgcaaatctattgctttagatcggatcctaggagtgtggatcacaaatcatttgattcagatcaggactttgaagcgagtttgtgaatcatttggatTGAATTTAGATTGGAACCTCAAGTCAcatatagcgaatcatttgatttagatcggaacttcgcaaattgcaaatcatttgattcatatcgggaCTACGGAGCCGGTTCTTGAATCTTTAAGCGAAATTGAATGATTTGCGATGTGCACtatgagtcctgatctgaaatgatggttgcAAATAATTTTTCAGGTCAGGAATTTGGAGCGTATATTGTGCCTCActtgatttagatcaaaactttgcaaattgcaaatcatttgacatagatcggaactttgcatatagcaaatcatttgatttagatctgaacttcagagcgggATCTTGAATTTTTGCTCGAATTGAATGAATCACGCTTCGAGTCCTGTGTCAGAAATGATGGTTCACGAATTTGGAGCATAGATTGAGAATcacttgatttagattggaacctaAGAGCGTGGATCacgatttgcgaatcatttgattcagatcaggacttcaaagtggtttcgcaaatcatttgactcagatcagaactttgcataTAGTGAATCAACTGATTTCGCTCGGAACTTTGCAAATTGCATTTGGCGAATCATTGGATTTAGTTTGAAACTTTTCaaattgtgaatcattttattcatatcgggacttcagagcTGGTTCTTGAATCATTGCATGAATTAAAAGATTTGCAATCCGCACTGATCAGAAATAATGGTTTGCAAATAATTTTTTCAGGTCGGGAAATTGGAGCGTACATTGTGAATcacttgatttagattggaactttggagcaggttcgcaaatcttttgcttggatcgcgaatcatttgattcatatcaggactttggagcggtTTTgcgaagctttttttttttttttaattggtagAAAAAATCAAACCATAAGCGaaatctctgattgaagtccataaaaataaaaataaaaacagtgcttAAAATCCTTGAAAGTCttagaattttattttacacactgtaaaaagttttgaccaGTTTCaccttaaaaacgtaagttcagcagctgccttaaatttttaagttaaatcaacttaaaactactattcatttcaactcacgacaataaaatagGTTAAAATTAGttgtactttaaagttgatttaacttaattttaatgcagctgctaaacttaagtttttaagtttaaactggtgaaaactttttacagtgcagtacgAACCCTGTAAATGCGTTTGTTGATAAATAACATATTTCAAATCCacaatgtaaatattttaatttttaaatatgttaCATTACACTTatgcagtttatttatttacaaaatgttaaacatttctatttagttcttgtagtagttttatttttattttttattgttggcTCTGTGCAGTTCATGATAATATCAATGCATTTCAATACTTTTAACATTTACTTTACTGGTACCATGTTAAATCTGAAACCTAAAGCAAAACTGGTTTAGAACCAGTGTTCTAAATAACCTTTTGCATGCTTTCTGTCTGTAGTATTCAGAGAAAGAGGACAAGTATGAAGAGGAGATCAAAGCTCTCACTGATAAACTGAAAGAGGTGAGTGAGTTTAGCCTAAAACATCTACTCATTCTAATAGTTTTGCATGCAAGTTTTTCTTTCGTAGGCCAGATGCATGCCGTTCAGGCCATTCTCCGACCTTTTACATTTTTTGCTCTTTGCATTTTCCCCGCAGGTTGAGACTCGTGCTGAGTTTGCAGAAAGGACAGTGTCCAAACTGGAAAAGACCATTGACGACCTCGAGGGTAAGCTGTGATTCACTCTTGAGGAATTCCAGCTGATGACGTCTCTAATACCGTCAGCTGGAATTAACCTTTGTCTCCTCTGACTGTGTGCGGTGGCTTTTTCTCTTTTCATTGTACTGAAAGAACAGCGTTAATGGGGCAAGCTTGTTCGACCTGTTTAACTCatctttttaaatagtttttacaaATACCTGGAGAAGATGAACTGAAGCTGTATTGAACTtttcataattgatgaacttTGCAATATTGATCTAAATttagctgaataatgacactaacAACTGTAGAGCGTCATCTGTGAAGTTAAATTGAATTAGTTTCGTAGttgattattattaaatataagtgAATAAGTGTATGTTTTGACATTTATAAATATAAcacttaatatttgattaattgtaaagttttttttaaattattagttAAAATGAACAttattatttctaataataaatatttattaattaattaatatatatatatatatatatatatatatatatatatatatcacaggaataaattacattttaaaatatattcaaatagaaaacaattattttaaatactacaaatatttcaaaattataatGTTTTTGCTGGACTTTGGGTTGCATAAATGCAAGTTTGGTATACAGGATAGACTTCATTAAaagcatattttatttatatataatagaaatatgattattagaaataaataaattaatatataatgaaaaaatattttacaattaattaaatattaagtgTTATTTCTGTTTATTAAGCTGTTTATTACAGCGTAATTACAGCctaattgattaatattaagtaacatttaataaattgtttgtattatattattatttatatcaaatggtttattaatagttagttttgaataaattgtaataaatgatATAAGTATAagataatagatagatagaataaataaatagaaaatgtttaaattaattgttaataattaaaattaataccaCTGTTATGTTCCTGTTTATTAAGAGCTAATAAATTGATTttgttaatagtaataatagtaataatttatacatttttgattgaatattatattaatataaaatatatatattcaaatatacactaagacataagattttttatgtttttaaagaagtttattTTGCTCATCAAGtctgatttatttgatccaaagtacatttgaatatatttaaaaattcaatttatttctgtgatcaaattgATTAATAAACCACTTTTATATCGTCATTCATTAATATGAAGTTACTTCAAAACAGTCTGTATTAATAATAAGCACTACATAAATAAATCTACCTTCACATGTAAATGCacaaaaaaatctttttctttatttcttttatttagagCTGCCTCCCTAAACGGGATTTTGAGGCATTATTGTGCTTTGTCTTTTCTACTTTGACTTGTTGAACTCACTGTTTCCTTTCTTCTTGTCTATCATTTCCTTTTTCCTGTTCCTGTCCCCTGCGCTCTCCATCCTTGGCCGAAACACCTGTCTTTTCTGCTCTTGACCTTTGACCTCCAGATGAACTCTATGCTCAGAAGCTGAGATTAAAGGGCATTAGTGAGGAGCTGGATCATGCGCTCACTGATATGACCTCCTTATAGATGCTTTAATGTGTCAGCAGTGCTGGAGCTGAACATTATGAGTGCAAACTGTGATTGACAGCTCTCTCGTCCAATCAAGCACTGCTGCTCTGCACAAACGATCCTGATTGGCTGTgcctctgtctctctttctctgctCACCCTTTCTTCCTCACTGGTGCCTTATGTGTTTTGCACTCTTTTAAAGTTTGGTCATTCTTCTAAAATTTAATAAAGTGTTTTCTGCTCTTTAAACACTTTCTCTTGTTTCATTTTCTTGCTTTTAGGAATAATGCATATTTCCTGCCTCTCTGATCTTTAGTCTTAATCTTTTTCCATCTTTTCATagagaaacaaaataataaagaaatgcatattaacatgtttatattagacgtgataaatattttatattaaaagagTTAATGATTCTCCTTTGTATAGTGTAATGCTGAATATAGTGTTTTTATTCAACTTACAGTAGTggacaataacaataataattgaaaataattaaataatattttaaatattaaaatgttttaaaatatttgagtatttttcaaaaaataaaaatgttttactgtaaaatagtAGCTATATAAGTAGTTTACAATATTTCAACTTACAAATgtggaacaacaacaaaaataataattgaaaataattttaaataatatttttgaataattgtaaaaaatatttagatgttttaaaatatggtaatattttttacaaatgttttacTGCAGAATATTTAGATATATGCAGATATATAAGTAGTTTGATCAGTTTGGGATCAACCGTGGAATGAtgacaacaaaaataataataattgtaaatattatttttaaataataatttcaaataatatttaattttttttaaatatttaaatattcttttacaaatattgttaaataatattttttaaataatgttttactgcaaaatattgaaatatatgcAGATATACAGGTAGTTTGAGATTATTCAACTTACAGCAGTGGAACAACAACAataagaaaagttattttaaataacatttttaaacaatatttaaatgttttaaaatatttacaatagtggaacaataataaaatcattttaaataatatttttaaaataatactttaatgtttaaaatattgaaatcatttacaaatataattgtaatataataaataaataaatatgtataaatatgtatataataaatttacatgttataatatatttaaataattttacaatttatttaaaattttatatatatatatatatatatatatatatatattattttttttttttttatgttttactgtaagatattcaaaaatatttagaTATATACGTAGTTTAATCATTCAACTTACAATAGtggaacaacaacaataaaaaaattattttaaataacatttttaaagaatatttaaatgttttaaatattttaaataacatttttaaactgttttactgcaatatatttaaaaatgtagatATAGAAGTATTTTCAGATCATTCAACTGAACAACAACATAGTCGtggaacaacaacaataataactattgaaaataatttttagaaacattgaaatgttttaaatgatttaaatatttttaaataatatattttttaaatgttttttttgcaaaatattcaaatattattaaattactaTTAAAGTAGTTTGAGGTCATTTAACTTACAATAGTGAACAACaacaattgaaatatttttaaataatatttaaaaaataatgtacattttctgaaatatttaaatatttgtaaataatattttaaaaatgtttactgctaaatattaaaatatgcagATATATAAGTAGTTTGAGATCACAGAGcaaaaatttgttaaaaaaaccCATTGAAGACACACTAGAAGTGGGTTCTACAGAAGCATATATTATGACCCAAGAGTTTCAGAGCTCAATATATTTCTGTCTTTAAAAAGCTTTATGCATTATCTGTTAAAATCAATCAGCTGTGGTTTATAGTTTAAGCCTGAAATGTGTGGCCTTGTGCAATCAACACTTTTGAGATTTTTTTGTTTAGATAAAAAGCACAGATGTTTGCAATTAGATGTCTCTTTTTTTAATCATCATCCTGGTTTATTTCAGAGGATATGGCTGAGGCAAAACAGCAAAACCTGGAGATGCATCAAGTCCTGGATCAAACACTTCAGGAGCTCAATAGCTTGTGAGCAAACCAGAAAAAATCCACAAAGAACATTCCAGAATTTAATTCATCAATCATTCCAACAGTGTTCTATGTTTAgcttatcatgtttttttttggttttgtatgTTGTAAGTTATGTTACTTTTCCTTccattattttctatattttggtTGATCATTTTCAGCTTATTTCCTAATTCACCTACTTATTCCATTAAGTAATAAATAATGTCTTGTTTTTTCCATTTCCATTCGTCTTAAATTTTTGTCCcatttgtgttttatgtttttggACCTAAAATTGTTGACCCATTAATGCATGTAAGAATGTTTCCCTTTTTCTTTTCACTTTGTCTGCTGTGTAAGGTTAGtgctgtttaatttatttcttttgaACAAACATAAAGATGGAAGGTTTACTTAAAACACTAGAAATTCAACAACATAGGGTCAGTGCATAAAGCAATTAGTACATCACATTTTATTGATGATGTTAGGGAAATATATGCAAATGTACCAAAAAtctgattctgaaaaaaaaaagttaattgaataatttactaattttatttAAGGTAAGTGGTGCAATAAATTtgttttagctacatttaaattaaCTAATTTAGTTTACTAACTTtcaacaattatattttatttaaatgcagctaaaataaattgattgcaaacttaccttaaaaacatttagtaaatttaataatgtttttcagTGTTGGACAATACTTATTTTGTCATTTATGAGACCATTTTGTACCCTTAATCCTGCAAGGGTTATTTTCACTGtggtttgatgttttttttatacctgttaaactaaataaatgtttACTTATTTGCACACCACATCATCtgagagttattttaaataaattacacttgaatgTTGGCAGATATGTCAAAGGAAAAGTGCTAAATTATATCTTGTAAAACTTTTTGGGGCATTTTTATAGTATTTGCATAACAATTCCACCTTAAATTCtctttagtttaatttttttaattttaaataaatttatttgatctaaaatacaataaaagcaggaataatttataatatttttattattaaatatcacTGCTTTCTAttgtcatatattttaaaatgtaatttattcctgtgatcaaagctacattttcagcatcattactcgtgtttcagtgtcacatgatctttcagaaatcgttctaatatactggtttgctgttcaagaaacatttattattactattattactattattattattattcaatatttaaaacagtcgagtacatttttcaggattctttgatgaatagaaagatccaaagatcagcatttatctgaaataaaaagcttttgtaacattatacatcatTATACATATTACAAACCATtcatacctttttttttatttagcaaggatgctttaatcaaaagtgatgataaagagatttattatgttactaaagatttctatttcagataaatgctgttcttatgaactttctattcatcaaagaaacctgtacAATTCTtctcaactgtttttaacataaaaaaaataataaatgttttattgagcagcatattataatattagaatgatttctgaaggatcatgtgactctaaagactagagtaatgatgaaaaaaaaaaatagctttgaaaCCAAAggcataaataaaaattaaaaatatattgaaatagaaagaaaatattttaacagtaaaaatattttaaaattttactgtaatttgtatcaaataaatacaacaaacaaacaaacaaaaaacacattcaaaatctcaaaatattttgactggtaatatatgtaatttatatatatatatatatat of Garra rufa chromosome 10, GarRuf1.0, whole genome shotgun sequence contains these proteins:
- the tpm4b gene encoding tropomyosin 4b isoform X4, with amino-acid sequence MSVKSLDAVKRKIQCLQQQADDAHDRAQFLQTQLDNERDLREKAEGDVAALNRRIQLVEEELDRAQERLATALQKLEEAEKAADESERGIKVIENRAMKDEEKMEIQEIQLKEAKHIAEDADRKYEEVARKLVILEGELERAEERAEIAELKGGDLEEELKNVTNNLKSLEAQSDKYSEKEDKYEEEIKALTDKLKEVETRAEFAERTVSKLEKTIDDLEDELYAQKLRLKGISEELDHALTDMTSL
- the tpm4b gene encoding tropomyosin 4b isoform X2, which codes for MEAIKKKMQMLKLDKENAIDRAEQAESDKKAAEDKCKQLEDELLALQKKLKGTEDELDKYSEALKDAQEKLDLSEKKASDAEGDVAALNRRIQLVEEELDRAQERLATALQKLEEAEKAADESERGIKVIENRAMKDEEKMEIQEIQLKEAKHIAEDADRKYEEVARKLVILEGELERAEERAEIAELKGGDLEEELKNVTNNLKSLEAQSDKYSEKEDKYEEEIKALTDKLKEVETRAEFAERTVSKLEKTIDDLEDELYAQKLRLKGISEELDHALTDMTSL
- the tpm4b gene encoding tropomyosin 4b isoform X1, with amino-acid sequence MEAIKKKMQMLKLDKENAIDRAEQAESDKKAAEDKCKQLEDELLALQKKLKGTEDELDKYSEALKDAQEKLDLSEKKASDAEGDVAALNRRIQLVEEELDRAQERLATALQKLEEAEKAADESERGIKVIENRAMKDEEKMEIQEIQLKEAKHIAEDADRKYEEVARKLVILEGELERAEERAEIAELKGGDLEEELKNVTNNLKSLEAQSDKYSEKEDKYEEEIKALTDKLKEVETRAEFAERTVSKLEKTIDDLEEDMAEAKQQNLEMHQVLDQTLQELNSL
- the tpm4b gene encoding tropomyosin 4b isoform X3, which gives rise to MSVKSLDAVKRKIQCLQQQADDAHDRAQFLQTQLDNERDLREKAEGDVAALNRRIQLVEEELDRAQERLATALQKLEEAEKAADESERGIKVIENRAMKDEEKMEIQEIQLKEAKHIAEDADRKYEEVARKLVILEGELERAEERAEIAELKGGDLEEELKNVTNNLKSLEAQSDKYSEKEDKYEEEIKALTDKLKEVETRAEFAERTVSKLEKTIDDLEEDMAEAKQQNLEMHQVLDQTLQELNSL